A region of Diceros bicornis minor isolate mBicDic1 chromosome 31, mDicBic1.mat.cur, whole genome shotgun sequence DNA encodes the following proteins:
- the LSP1 gene encoding lymphocyte-specific protein 1 isoform X1 gives MAEAASHPESEEREELLVEEGTGLTTQWSVEDEEEAARERRRRERDRQLRAQDEDGDGQSSERQEQEKLLSLKPTEAPELDEDEGFSDWSQKPEQRQQHLGAGETSDGGESPQGKSPEGEQEEDRSLQHARGHEDSDELSQAGVCLEELHLSPSSEPQEETEPRGPEGTVQGSQVLAEAEEADEQHEKHQQPRTPSPLVLEGSAEQGSPPLSPSTKLSDRTESLNRSIKKSNSVKKSQPALPISKIDERLEQYTQAIETGRTPKLARQPSIELPSMAVASTKSRWETGEVQAQSAAKAPSCKDIVAGDMSKKSLWEQKGGAKTSSTIKSTPSGKRYKFVATGHGKYEKVLVDEGSAP, from the exons GCTCACCACCCAGTGGAGTGTGGAGGATGAAGAGGAGGCCGCCCGGGAGCGGCGCCGGCGGGAGAGGGACAGGCAGCTGCGGGCCCAGGACGAGGACGGAGATGGCCAGTCCTCCGAGCGGCAGGAGCAGGAGAAGCT CCTCAGCCTGAAGCCCACAGAGGCCCCTGAACTGGATGAGGATGAGGGTTTCAGTGACTGGTCCCAGAAGCCAGAGCAGCGGCAGCAGCACTTGGGAGCCGGGGAGACCTCGGACGGCGGAGAGTCCCCTCAGGGCAAGAGTCcggagggggagcaggaggaagacag GTCCCTCCAGCATGCCCGTGGGCACGAGGACAGTGATGAGCTGAGCCAAGCCGGAGTCTGCCTGGAGGAGTTGCATCTGAGCCCCAGCTCAGAGCCCCAGGAGGAGACAGAGCCCAGGGGCCCAGAGGGGACTGTCCAGGGCAGCCAGGTGCTGGCAGAGGCTGAGGAAGCAGATGAGCAG CACGAGAAACACCAGCAGCCCAGGACACCCAGCCCCTTGGTCCTAGAGGGGAGTGCGGAACAGGGCTCACCTCCCCTGAGCCCCAGCACCAAA CTCAGCGACAGAACCGAGTCCCTGAACCGCTCCATCAAGAAGAG TAACAGTGTGAAGAAGTCCCAGCCAGCCCTGCCCATCTCCAAGATTGATGAGCGTCTGGAGCAGTACACTCAGGCCATCGAG ACTGGCCGGACCCCCAAGCTAGCCCGCCAGCCCTCCATTGAGTTGCCCAGCATGGCTGTGGCAAGCACCAAGAGCCGGTGGGAGACGGGAGAGGTGCAAGCTCAGTCCGCTGCCAAGGCCCCCTCCTGCAAG GATATTGTAGCTGGAGACATGAGCAAGAAGAGCCTCTGGGAGCAGAAAGGAGGTGCCAAGACCTCATCAACAATTAAG AGCACCCCGTCTGGGAAGAGATACAAGTTTGTGGCCACCGGACATGGAAAGTACGAGAAGGTGCTCGTAGACGAGGGCTCGGCGCCCTAG
- the LSP1 gene encoding lymphocyte-specific protein 1 isoform X2: protein MSSSALLRRNSSKQGLENLLRLTTQWSVEDEEEAARERRRRERDRQLRAQDEDGDGQSSERQEQEKLLSLKPTEAPELDEDEGFSDWSQKPEQRQQHLGAGETSDGGESPQGKSPEGEQEEDRSLQHARGHEDSDELSQAGVCLEELHLSPSSEPQEETEPRGPEGTVQGSQVLAEAEEADEQHEKHQQPRTPSPLVLEGSAEQGSPPLSPSTKLSDRTESLNRSIKKSNSVKKSQPALPISKIDERLEQYTQAIETGRTPKLARQPSIELPSMAVASTKSRWETGEVQAQSAAKAPSCKDIVAGDMSKKSLWEQKGGAKTSSTIKSTPSGKRYKFVATGHGKYEKVLVDEGSAP, encoded by the exons GCTCACCACCCAGTGGAGTGTGGAGGATGAAGAGGAGGCCGCCCGGGAGCGGCGCCGGCGGGAGAGGGACAGGCAGCTGCGGGCCCAGGACGAGGACGGAGATGGCCAGTCCTCCGAGCGGCAGGAGCAGGAGAAGCT CCTCAGCCTGAAGCCCACAGAGGCCCCTGAACTGGATGAGGATGAGGGTTTCAGTGACTGGTCCCAGAAGCCAGAGCAGCGGCAGCAGCACTTGGGAGCCGGGGAGACCTCGGACGGCGGAGAGTCCCCTCAGGGCAAGAGTCcggagggggagcaggaggaagacag GTCCCTCCAGCATGCCCGTGGGCACGAGGACAGTGATGAGCTGAGCCAAGCCGGAGTCTGCCTGGAGGAGTTGCATCTGAGCCCCAGCTCAGAGCCCCAGGAGGAGACAGAGCCCAGGGGCCCAGAGGGGACTGTCCAGGGCAGCCAGGTGCTGGCAGAGGCTGAGGAAGCAGATGAGCAG CACGAGAAACACCAGCAGCCCAGGACACCCAGCCCCTTGGTCCTAGAGGGGAGTGCGGAACAGGGCTCACCTCCCCTGAGCCCCAGCACCAAA CTCAGCGACAGAACCGAGTCCCTGAACCGCTCCATCAAGAAGAG TAACAGTGTGAAGAAGTCCCAGCCAGCCCTGCCCATCTCCAAGATTGATGAGCGTCTGGAGCAGTACACTCAGGCCATCGAG ACTGGCCGGACCCCCAAGCTAGCCCGCCAGCCCTCCATTGAGTTGCCCAGCATGGCTGTGGCAAGCACCAAGAGCCGGTGGGAGACGGGAGAGGTGCAAGCTCAGTCCGCTGCCAAGGCCCCCTCCTGCAAG GATATTGTAGCTGGAGACATGAGCAAGAAGAGCCTCTGGGAGCAGAAAGGAGGTGCCAAGACCTCATCAACAATTAAG AGCACCCCGTCTGGGAAGAGATACAAGTTTGTGGCCACCGGACATGGAAAGTACGAGAAGGTGCTCGTAGACGAGGGCTCGGCGCCCTAG
- the PRR33 gene encoding proline-rich protein 33: protein MLMQTDLPRRHLGSRTSDGQAVSPLGLGSSCTTGGLCVPTGRGRRREEGWPDGYPSPPQGAAMLISAASVAPEVAGPCPQGPSRPPPPLLPKPGKDNLRLQKLLRKAARKKMTGGGPPGPPGAFRTSLSPVSEASHDQEPTAPRPAEALLQAEAPHPAGALRPAEAPRVVAALPRSPHNPVIHHVASPPQKSMFSFSLTQRRSLAAHFKATGPQLVAPAPEPPRSPSGFAQVSAPVVGDTHISQVHIRLSPSPQAGIPEPHRTAPDGEPGSQDQDTVWCLPRAQPLIPVAHIHPLPAGAQAASPWPEVSPMPRPPPGVQASVPREPSTRVVVPIAPTHRWPGPSPYTPASAAPEAECMEEPPTAGPTAVVEQISSPHGALSPAPPAGPHPCPVPKVAPKPRLSGWTRLKKQLMEEDSPFPGPEPSPERAKQEVTVPTSPAPRPPSSRASRMWDAVLYRTSVAESRGSPVMPRDGAGTLAGLGRLPFLYRPRFNARKLQEVAARPPPTIHPVLELSPQPRNFNRTAAGWRIQ, encoded by the coding sequence ATGCTGATGCAGACAGACCTGCCTAGAAGGCACCTGGGAAGCAGAACTTCTGATGGTCAGGCTGTGTCGCCCCTGGGCCTTGGGTCCTCCTGCACCACAGGGGGACTGTGTGTCCCcacagggagggggaggagacgtGAGGAGGGCTGGCCTGACGGctatccctccccaccccagggtgCAGCAATGCTCATCTCAGCTGCCTCGGTGGCCCCTGAGGTGGCTGGCCCGTGCCCCCAGGGGCCCTCCAGACCCCCACCGCCCCTCCTGCCCAAGCCGGGGAAGGACAACCTACGTCTGCAGAAACTTCTGAGGAAGGCAGCCAGGAAGAAGATGACCGGGGGCGGGCCCCCTGGCCCGCCTGGGGCTTTCCGCACCTCCCTATCCCCTGTGAGTGAGGCCAGCCACGACCAGGAGCCCACAGCCCCGCGCCCTGCTGAGGCCCTGCTCCAAGCTGAGGCCCCGCACCCTGCTGGGGCCCTGCGCCCTGCCGAGGCCCCGCGCGTGGTGGCCGCGCTGCCCCGCAGCCCCCACAACCCCGTCATCCACCATGTGGCATCGCCTCCACAGAAATCCATGTTCTCCTTCAGCCTCACCCAGCGCAGGAGCCTGGCTGCTCACTTCAAGGCCACGGGGCCCCAGCTCGTAGCCCCGGCCCCAGAACCCCCCAGGTCCCCCAGTGGCTTTGCCCAAGTCTCGGCACCTGTAGTGGGGGACACCCACATCAGCCAGGTACACATCCGGCTGTCACCGTCCCCGCAGGCTGGGATCCCTGAGCCCCACCGGACGGCCCCGGATGGGGAGCCTGGAAGCCAGGACCAAGATACAgtgtggtgccttcccagggctcAGCCCCTGATCCCGGTGGCCCACATCCACCCACTGCCCGCTGGGGCCCAGGCTGCCAGTCCCTGGCCTGAGGTGTCCCCCATGCCCAGGCCACCCCCTGGCGTCCAGGCCTCAGTGCCCAGAGAGCCCAGCACCCGGGTTGTGGTGCCCATAGCCCCCACCCACCGCTGGCCGGGACCCTCGCCTTACACGCCGGCCTCTGCGGCCCCTGAAGCTGAGTGCATGGAGGAGCCCCCCACGGCTGGCCCTACTGCTGTGGTTGAGCAGATCTCCAGCCCCCATGGGGCCTTGTCCCCTGCCCCACCAGCAGGTCCCCACCCATGCCCTGTCCCCAAAGTCGCACCCAAGCCCCGGCTCAGCGGCTGGACGCGCCTCAAGAAGCAGCTGATGGAGGAGGATTCCCCGTTCCCGGGGCCAGAGCCAAGCCCAGAGCGTGCAAAGCAGGAGGTGACAGTCCCCACCAGCCCAGCGCCCCGGCCCCCCTCCTCTCGGGCCTCCAGGATGTGGGACGCAGTGCTGTACCGCACGTCAGTGGCCGAGTCTCGTGGCAGCCCGGTGATGCCCAGGGACGGGGCTGGCACCCTGGCTGGCCTCGGCCGCCTGCCCTTCCTATATCGGCCTCGCTTCAACGCCCGGAAGCTGCAGGAGGTGGCCGCCCGGCCCCCTCCCACGATCCACCCTGTCTTGGAGCTGAGCCCCCAGCCCAGGAACTTCAACAGGACGGCGGCCGGCTGGAGGATCCAGTGA